In Macrobrachium rosenbergii isolate ZJJX-2024 chromosome 16, ASM4041242v1, whole genome shotgun sequence, a single genomic region encodes these proteins:
- the LOC136847134 gene encoding uncharacterized protein isoform X5 produces the protein MRLWLLASLFLFFAVALQPGEGAQMEKCYLKGQRKCVSSVNDCQGSVAQGFECKNGQICCSLGESRQAAVNTCEEKGSRTCVSSEQKCNGAIRRKFSCGGNKICCEGSGVKQATVKTCEKKASRTCVSSKRECNGVIKKKFTCDGTKICCAQRPTTVAPPRKLASAVKPKPQDSEGQEGHKGRKPTVAPKAGTKRPPKCPSPKQACKVLKGKCQLQTLTCNGKWYLGKKYCKNYPTCACCAPNTKPCPQTKKCTKKGGKCQNKTDPCSGPTSKGCKGKNCVCCTRKMCSERREKVRQFCKRLPRFYRTRL, from the exons ATGAGGCTTTGGCTCCTTGCTTCGCTATTCCTCTTCTTTGCAGTGGCTTTGCAGCCAGGTGAAGGGGCACAGATG GAAAAATGTTATCTGAAAGGCCAGAGAAAGTGCGTCAGTTCTGTGAACGATTGCCAAGGTTCTGTCGCACAAGGCTTTGAGTGCAAGAATGGCCAGATATGCTGTAGTCTGGGag AGTCTAGACAAGCAGCAGTGAACACATGTGAGGAGAAGGGCTCCAGAACCTGCGTCAGTTCAGAGCAGAAGTGTAACGGCGCCATCAGGAGGAAGTTTTCCTGTGGTGGCAACAAGATATGTTGTGAAGGGAGTG GAGTAAAACAAGCCACAGTGAAAACATGCGAGAAGAAGGCCTCCAGGACTTGTGTCAGTTCAAAACGTGAGTGCAACGGTGTCATCAAAAAAAAGTTCACTTGCGACGGCACCAAAATATGTTGTGCACAGAGAC CAACCACGGTGGCACCGCCAAGAAAATTAGCCAGCGCTGTGAAGCCGAAGCCACAAGATTCAGAAGGTCAAGAAGGTCACAAGGGAAGGAAACCCACTGTTGCTCCCAAGGCCGGAACCAAGCGACCTCCAA AATGTCCATCACCAAAACAGGCATGTAAGGtcttaaaaggaaaatgtcagTTACAAACTCTCACATGCAATGGAAAATGGTATCTCGGAAAAAAGTACTGCAAAAACTACCCCACATGCGCTTGCTGTGCCCCAAACA CGAAACCCTGCCCACAAAcgaaaaaatgcaccaaaaagggcGGAAAATGCCAAAACAAGACCGACCCCTGCAGTGGACCCACAAGTAAGGGCTGCAAAGGAAAGAACTGCGTCTGCTGCACTA